In Agromyces archimandritae, one genomic interval encodes:
- a CDS encoding type I restriction-modification system subunit M, producing the protein MARAAKPKPTKTLEQTLWEAADKLRGNQEPSEYKHVVLGLVFLKYISDRFEERRAMLEAELAAEGIKPERLPGFLEDRDEYTSHNVFWVPELARWGYIQSVAKQPEIGQQIDQAMDLIEKENPSLRGVLPRNYGRDGLDKRRLGELVDLIGSIGFTETDDHGADDVLGRVYEYFLGQFAGKETGKDAGAFYTPRSVVKTLVEMLEPYKGRVYDPAAGSGGMFVQSAEFVKAHGGKRTDISVYGQEFTDTTWKLAKMNLALRGIEADMGPRSADSFTEDLHPDLRADFVIANPPFNVSDWSDAKLADDPRWKYGMPPHGNANFAWVQHFIHHLAPNGTAGFVLANGSLSSKSGGEGEIRRKLVEVGLVDCIVAMPDKLFFNTGIPVSLWFVSKGRGGNGHRERRDEVLFIDARKLGTMESRRLRVLVDDDIAKIAGTYHAWRNHDGGYEDVPGFAKAASLEEITKHDFVLTPGRYVGTAEAEADDEPIDEKIDRLTKELFAEFERGRELEEEIRRRLEMLES; encoded by the coding sequence ATGGCACGCGCCGCGAAGCCGAAACCGACGAAGACACTCGAGCAGACCCTCTGGGAGGCTGCCGACAAGCTGCGCGGCAACCAGGAGCCGAGTGAGTACAAGCACGTCGTGCTGGGCTTGGTGTTCCTCAAGTACATCTCTGACCGTTTCGAAGAGCGACGGGCGATGCTGGAGGCCGAGCTGGCCGCGGAGGGTATCAAGCCGGAGCGGCTGCCAGGCTTCCTCGAAGACCGTGACGAGTACACCAGCCACAACGTGTTCTGGGTGCCGGAGCTTGCACGCTGGGGCTACATCCAGTCCGTGGCGAAGCAGCCCGAGATCGGGCAACAAATCGACCAAGCGATGGATCTCATCGAGAAGGAGAACCCGTCACTACGTGGTGTGCTCCCACGCAACTACGGGCGCGACGGTCTCGACAAGCGACGTCTGGGCGAGCTTGTCGACCTGATCGGCTCCATCGGCTTCACCGAGACCGACGACCACGGCGCCGACGACGTGCTGGGCCGGGTCTACGAGTACTTCCTCGGTCAGTTCGCGGGCAAGGAGACCGGTAAGGATGCCGGAGCGTTCTATACGCCGCGCTCCGTGGTGAAGACGTTGGTCGAGATGCTCGAGCCGTACAAGGGCCGCGTGTATGACCCTGCTGCTGGTTCGGGCGGCATGTTCGTGCAGTCGGCCGAGTTTGTGAAGGCGCACGGCGGCAAGCGCACCGACATCTCCGTCTATGGGCAGGAGTTCACCGACACCACGTGGAAGCTCGCGAAGATGAACCTCGCGCTGCGGGGCATCGAAGCCGACATGGGGCCGCGCTCGGCTGACTCGTTCACAGAAGACTTGCACCCTGACCTGCGCGCTGATTTCGTGATCGCCAACCCGCCGTTCAACGTCTCGGACTGGTCGGACGCGAAGCTCGCGGATGATCCTCGCTGGAAGTACGGCATGCCGCCGCATGGGAACGCGAACTTCGCGTGGGTACAGCACTTCATCCACCACCTCGCGCCGAACGGCACCGCAGGCTTCGTGCTCGCAAATGGCTCGCTGTCCTCCAAGAGCGGTGGTGAGGGTGAGATCCGGCGGAAGCTCGTCGAGGTGGGTCTGGTGGACTGCATCGTGGCGATGCCCGACAAGCTCTTCTTCAACACCGGCATCCCCGTTTCTCTCTGGTTTGTCTCAAAAGGTCGTGGCGGCAACGGACATCGCGAGCGGCGCGACGAAGTACTATTCATCGACGCGCGCAAGCTCGGCACGATGGAGAGTCGTCGCCTGCGCGTACTGGTCGACGACGACATTGCGAAGATCGCCGGCACCTACCACGCCTGGCGCAACCACGACGGCGGCTACGAGGATGTCCCGGGCTTTGCGAAGGCCGCCTCACTGGAAGAAATCACCAAGCACGACTTCGTGCTCACCCCGGGCCGCTACGTCGGCACCGCCGAAGCCGAGGCCGACGACGAACCGATCGACGAGAAGATCGACCGGCTCACAAAGGAACTCTTCGCAGAGTTTGAACGCGGACGGGAGCTCGAGGAAGAGATCCGTCGGCGACTGGAGATGTTGGAGTCATGA
- a CDS encoding restriction endonuclease subunit S, with product MTQIAHRPIGELTLNLDRKRIPVKAADRRHGPYPYYGASGVVDHVDDYLFEGLHLLVAEDGENLRSRKTPIAFLADGRFWVNNHAHVLQGNGDNDTRYLSYALEAMDISGYVTGSAQPKLSQAALAAIEVPALPLNVQRAIAATLGSLDDKIESNQRAIGVMEDLARSTFEQIFDLDQVDGGVALSDLVNVNPQRVLRSGTPATYVGMSSLPEFSAEVFKWETREAGSGQRFVLGDVLMARITPCLENGKTAVVDMLKPDEVGWGSTEYVVLSPAGLFSTAWIYCLVRDERIRDFAIRSMTGTSGRQRFQADRFSQYRIVSPAAADLVRFNTVVEPMFTRMTQLRDESLKLTALRDALLPELLSGRIRVRAEGVAA from the coding sequence ATGACTCAGATCGCCCATCGCCCTATCGGTGAATTAACGTTGAACCTTGATCGGAAGCGCATCCCAGTCAAAGCTGCGGACAGGCGCCACGGTCCGTACCCCTATTACGGTGCCAGTGGAGTCGTAGACCACGTTGATGACTACCTCTTCGAAGGTCTTCATCTGTTGGTTGCCGAAGACGGCGAGAATCTTCGCAGCCGCAAGACGCCTATCGCGTTCTTAGCTGATGGACGCTTCTGGGTGAATAACCACGCGCACGTACTCCAAGGTAACGGCGATAACGACACGAGGTATTTGTCCTATGCGCTCGAGGCTATGGATATCTCCGGTTATGTAACCGGATCCGCGCAGCCGAAGTTGAGTCAGGCGGCGTTGGCAGCGATAGAGGTCCCGGCACTTCCGTTGAACGTGCAGCGCGCCATCGCCGCGACGCTCGGATCGCTCGACGACAAGATCGAGTCGAACCAGCGGGCGATCGGCGTGATGGAAGACCTTGCGCGTTCGACGTTCGAGCAGATCTTCGATCTAGACCAGGTCGATGGCGGAGTCGCACTATCTGACCTTGTCAATGTGAATCCCCAGCGCGTGCTGCGTTCGGGAACCCCTGCCACATACGTGGGTATGTCGTCGCTCCCGGAATTCTCAGCCGAGGTGTTCAAATGGGAGACTCGCGAAGCTGGATCTGGTCAGCGCTTCGTATTGGGGGACGTGCTCATGGCTCGTATCACTCCATGTCTCGAGAACGGAAAGACCGCAGTCGTCGACATGCTCAAACCTGACGAGGTCGGGTGGGGATCGACCGAGTACGTCGTGCTCAGCCCGGCCGGTTTGTTCTCGACGGCATGGATCTATTGCCTCGTACGGGACGAGCGCATACGAGACTTCGCGATTCGAAGCATGACAGGTACATCGGGTCGGCAGCGTTTTCAGGCGGATCGTTTTTCCCAGTATCGGATCGTCTCGCCGGCAGCTGCCGACTTGGTTCGGTTCAACACCGTTGTCGAGCCGATGTTCACGAGGATGACGCAGCTGCGAGACGAAAGCTTGAAGCTCACCGCCCTCCGCGACGCCCTCCTTCCCGAGCTGCTCTCCGGCCGCATCCGCGTCCGCGCCGAAGGAGTCGCAGCATGA
- a CDS encoding TIGR02391 family protein → MTGMNVEWAVAELDKFIEQTVLTNNSYVGDGVVSLSNKSSTAATDAEVAQQAQVVEKIFDRVVPSWRTDIELRKSNRWTRHREAAIRAKTELARQEEIRKNLGDDAPELSAAKLHPWVWGGASSLWHSGHFREAVEGAIRKLNAETQNKLDRRDVSETDLFNQAFSEQPAAAKNPRLHRMPDDGSKTFKSVQRGARMFAEGVFAGIRNPLAHEADQEMPEQKALEYLAALSVLARWVDESTLEVA, encoded by the coding sequence ATGACGGGGATGAACGTCGAGTGGGCTGTTGCTGAGCTGGACAAGTTCATCGAGCAGACCGTGCTGACGAACAACAGCTATGTCGGCGACGGCGTAGTGTCGCTCTCCAACAAGTCCAGCACCGCGGCGACGGATGCCGAGGTGGCGCAGCAAGCACAGGTTGTGGAGAAGATCTTTGACCGGGTCGTGCCGAGCTGGCGCACGGATATCGAGTTGCGCAAGAGCAACCGCTGGACACGGCACCGTGAGGCGGCTATCCGTGCGAAGACAGAGCTGGCGCGTCAGGAGGAGATCCGCAAGAACCTTGGCGATGACGCGCCAGAGCTGTCGGCCGCGAAGCTGCATCCGTGGGTCTGGGGCGGTGCTTCGTCGCTGTGGCACTCGGGACACTTCCGCGAGGCCGTAGAAGGCGCGATTCGCAAGTTGAACGCCGAGACGCAGAACAAGCTCGATCGTCGTGATGTGAGCGAGACGGATCTCTTCAACCAGGCGTTCAGTGAGCAGCCCGCAGCTGCGAAGAATCCGCGTCTGCACCGTATGCCGGATGACGGCAGTAAGACCTTCAAGTCGGTACAGCGTGGGGCGCGCATGTTTGCCGAGGGTGTGTTTGCTGGTATCCGTAACCCGCTTGCTCATGAGGCTGACCAGGAGATGCCCGAGCAAAAAGCGCTGGAGTACTTGGCTGCGCTGAGCGTGCTGGCGCGCTGGGTGGATGAATCGACGTTGGAGGTTGCATAG
- a CDS encoding type I restriction endonuclease subunit R produces MSAFNENTVELAALEYLAELGYRTVHGPNIAPGEPGAERDSYEEVLLWGRLHAAIRRINPGTSPALVDEAIKRVRRAESQSPIDENYRLHQLITEGVPVEHRDAGGALRTTRLWLVDFEQPENNDWVAINQFTIVENGKNRRPDVLVLVNGMPLALLELKNPTAEHATLKSAWNQVQTYRQDIPSVFVSNAVTVISDGTSAAMSSYAGAFEHYAPWKTIEGREVVSDRPALEVLIKGVFEPKRFLDIVQNFVVFSDETATDKATGQPTRVLVKRVAKYHQYWAVNAAVESTVQASRPDGDRRGGVVWHTQGSGKSFEMVFYAAKIMRDPRMANPTLVFITDRNDLDDQLFGETFAPARILPETPVQAATRTDLRTKLKRASGGIVFTTLQKFAPGEDGDANPVLTDRRNVVVVADEAHRSQYGFGETLDRHGRLRSGLAKHMRDALPGATYLGFTGTPIESNDKSTRSVFGDYIDVYDLTRAVEDGATVKIFYESRLAKLDLSDDDLAALDELADEITETVEEDAATAAKSRWSRLEAIVGADSRLDLIAHDIVKHWEKRREALFGKGMIVTMSRRIAVRLYEKIVALRPDWHSDDPAKGKIKVVMTGSAADPAEFQPHIHSKDVRKDLKLRAKNPDDELELVIVRDMWLTGFDAPSMHTMYVDKTMQGAGLMQAIARVNRTFRDKPGGLIVDYIGVFSNLQAALQEYSPSDRDQAGVPIDEMVAVMLEKHDIIRGLLHGVDYDSSPTLTASQRLAEYAKVLDFVMADPDRTKRFNDQVLALAKAFALAGARDEAAAIRDDVRLFTDVRAAILKIQNPDSGRGGSGAVEIDTALGQLLNEAVAADQVVDIYKLAGVETPELSILSDEFLDSLAEKDKPNLQMGLLRRLLNDQIRTVQRTNLVQARKFSELLDEAINRYTNRSLTTAEIIAELVKLAKQMRDDQQRHDKLGLREDEVAFYDAIVQNDAAVLELGDEVLKEIAQKLVKAVRESATIDWNLKDSVRATMRTKVRRLLARYDYPPDAEAKAIELVLEQAELFAKGEVSEG; encoded by the coding sequence GTGAGCGCGTTCAACGAGAACACCGTCGAGCTGGCGGCGCTGGAGTACTTGGCGGAGCTGGGCTACCGCACCGTGCACGGTCCGAACATCGCTCCTGGCGAGCCTGGAGCGGAGCGCGACTCCTACGAGGAGGTGTTGCTCTGGGGCCGGCTTCATGCTGCGATCAGGCGGATAAATCCGGGGACTTCCCCTGCCCTTGTCGACGAGGCGATCAAGCGTGTGCGGCGTGCGGAGTCGCAGAGCCCGATCGATGAGAACTACCGCCTGCATCAGCTCATCACGGAGGGTGTTCCTGTCGAGCATCGGGATGCCGGCGGTGCGCTGCGGACGACCAGGTTGTGGCTGGTTGATTTCGAGCAGCCGGAGAACAACGACTGGGTGGCGATCAACCAGTTCACGATTGTCGAGAACGGCAAGAACCGGCGACCGGATGTTCTGGTGCTCGTCAATGGCATGCCGTTGGCGCTGCTGGAGTTGAAAAACCCGACTGCCGAGCACGCCACGTTGAAGTCGGCGTGGAACCAGGTGCAGACGTACCGGCAGGATATCCCGTCGGTGTTCGTGTCGAACGCCGTCACCGTGATCTCCGACGGCACGTCGGCGGCGATGAGCAGCTACGCCGGAGCGTTTGAGCACTATGCGCCGTGGAAGACCATCGAGGGCCGAGAGGTCGTGAGTGATCGCCCGGCACTTGAGGTGCTCATCAAGGGGGTGTTCGAGCCGAAGCGGTTCCTTGACATCGTCCAGAACTTCGTCGTTTTCAGCGATGAGACCGCTACTGACAAAGCCACCGGGCAGCCGACCCGGGTGTTGGTAAAGCGTGTGGCGAAGTACCACCAGTACTGGGCGGTGAATGCGGCTGTCGAGTCGACTGTGCAGGCGTCCCGGCCTGATGGTGACCGTCGTGGAGGTGTGGTCTGGCACACCCAGGGCTCGGGCAAGAGCTTCGAGATGGTGTTCTACGCGGCGAAGATCATGCGTGACCCGCGCATGGCGAATCCGACGCTCGTGTTCATCACCGATCGCAACGACTTGGACGACCAGCTGTTCGGGGAGACCTTCGCCCCGGCGCGCATCCTGCCGGAGACCCCGGTCCAGGCTGCGACTCGCACTGACCTGCGGACGAAGTTGAAGCGCGCGTCGGGCGGAATCGTCTTCACGACGCTGCAGAAGTTCGCTCCCGGTGAGGATGGCGATGCCAACCCGGTGCTGACGGATCGTCGCAACGTCGTCGTGGTGGCGGACGAGGCGCATCGCAGCCAGTACGGCTTCGGAGAGACGCTGGATCGTCACGGACGCTTGCGCTCAGGCTTGGCGAAGCACATGCGAGATGCCCTGCCCGGCGCCACCTATCTAGGCTTCACCGGGACACCGATCGAGTCGAACGACAAGTCCACTCGATCGGTGTTCGGTGACTACATCGACGTCTATGACCTCACGCGTGCGGTCGAGGACGGCGCGACGGTGAAGATCTTCTACGAGTCTCGCCTGGCGAAGCTCGACCTGTCCGACGACGACCTGGCCGCGCTCGACGAGCTGGCGGACGAGATCACCGAGACCGTCGAAGAGGATGCCGCGACGGCGGCGAAGTCCCGCTGGTCGCGCTTGGAAGCCATCGTCGGAGCCGACTCGCGGCTCGACCTGATCGCCCACGACATCGTCAAGCACTGGGAGAAGCGGCGCGAGGCGTTGTTCGGTAAGGGCATGATCGTCACGATGAGCCGCCGCATCGCGGTGCGGCTCTACGAGAAGATCGTCGCGCTCCGCCCCGACTGGCATTCGGACGATCCCGCTAAGGGCAAGATCAAGGTCGTCATGACCGGCTCGGCAGCGGACCCGGCCGAGTTCCAGCCACACATCCACTCCAAGGACGTCCGCAAAGACCTTAAGCTCCGGGCGAAGAACCCCGACGACGAACTCGAGCTGGTGATTGTCCGCGACATGTGGCTGACCGGCTTCGACGCGCCGTCTATGCACACGATGTACGTCGACAAGACCATGCAGGGCGCTGGGCTGATGCAGGCCATCGCCCGCGTCAACCGCACCTTCCGGGATAAGCCCGGCGGCCTCATCGTCGACTACATCGGCGTGTTCTCCAACCTCCAGGCGGCCCTCCAGGAGTACTCACCCTCTGACCGTGACCAGGCCGGCGTACCGATCGACGAGATGGTCGCCGTCATGCTGGAGAAGCACGACATCATCCGGGGACTGCTGCACGGCGTCGACTACGACTCCTCGCCGACACTCACCGCCTCCCAGCGCCTGGCGGAGTACGCCAAGGTGCTCGACTTCGTCATGGCTGACCCCGACCGCACCAAGCGCTTCAACGACCAGGTGTTGGCGCTGGCCAAGGCGTTCGCGCTCGCTGGAGCGCGCGACGAGGCTGCCGCGATTCGTGATGATGTGCGCCTGTTCACCGACGTGCGTGCGGCCATTCTGAAGATCCAGAACCCCGACTCCGGACGAGGCGGCTCTGGGGCGGTGGAGATCGATACGGCGCTCGGGCAGCTGCTCAATGAGGCGGTTGCTGCCGACCAGGTCGTCGACATCTACAAGCTGGCTGGTGTCGAGACACCGGAGCTGTCGATCCTGAGCGATGAGTTCCTCGACTCGCTCGCGGAGAAGGACAAGCCGAACCTCCAGATGGGGCTGCTGCGACGCCTGCTCAACGACCAGATCCGCACCGTGCAGCGCACCAACCTCGTACAGGCACGGAAGTTCTCCGAGCTGCTCGATGAGGCGATCAATCGGTACACGAACCGATCGCTGACGACGGCGGAGATCATCGCGGAGTTGGTGAAGCTCGCCAAGCAGATGCGCGACGACCAGCAGCGGCATGACAAGTTGGGACTGCGGGAGGACGAGGTCGCGTTCTATGACGCCATAGTCCAGAACGACGCAGCCGTGCTGGAGCTTGGCGACGAGGTTCTCAAGGAGATCGCGCAGAAGCTTGTCAAAGCAGTTCGGGAGTCCGCGACGATCGACTGGAATCTCAAGGACTCTGTCCGTGCCACCATGCGCACTAAGGTGCGCCGCTTGCTGGCGCGCTACGACTATCCGCCTGATGCTGAGGCCAAGGCGATCGAGCTGGTGCTGGAGCAAGCTGAGTTGTTTGCTAAGGGGGAGGTATCGGAGGGATGA